A DNA window from Macrobrachium rosenbergii isolate ZJJX-2024 chromosome 41, ASM4041242v1, whole genome shotgun sequence contains the following coding sequences:
- the LOC136826767 gene encoding toll-like receptor Tollo, with protein sequence MKVTVAISVLASVLTTAVTLIYNAPENCNWNYRDSNQKDVTLSCNLRTIGSDFDTSNFSISQSEHTTDLEILCSDVLFFQSSLQPRVFQRLFNLDTITIEYCKLTGLPAGTFLGLDAMKMLTVRTHNSDWSAMALELSPDSLVGMPHLERLDLGQNNIWNLPERVFCPLPGLRHLNLTWNRLQDVSEIGVTGSCGAHLVTLDLSGNDLVVLPEAGLAGLESLRELYLQYNDISMLADGAFLALNSLNVLNISSNRLVALPPEVFNETLGLTELYMHNNTISVLAPGLFAALSRLTVLDMSHNQLTSEWVTAETFRGLVRLVFLNLSRNRLSQVNLDMFRDLSALQVLDLSHNQLTVIGDMTFSPLANLHRLDLSYNRLMGLEGRSLLGLHVLSSLSVAHNNVSRIAPDAFNNCTNLRDLRLEYNFMESIPEAVRAAEYLRTLKISHNVITSVTKDDLTPLSGLRHLDMSNNRLRGLCKSCLGGLEYLEVLDLSRNELGSVPHGVFDTNTRLQLLRMDGNKMSDINGLFASLPNLLWLNVSDNRITWFDYALIPNQLQYLDLHDNKIRDLGNYFSLEGKLELRTLDVSHNQLESLGGPSVPDSVELLFVNSNKITRIGAGTFANKNNLSMVDLYDNLLSKVDLNSINLPRVPEDRDLPEFYVGGNPIFCDCNMEWMHRVHQISGLRQHPRVMDLDKVICTLPYPRTEENRIPFLETQPSQFLCPYTSHCFALCQCCDFIACDCQMTCPKGCSCYHDDTWATNIVDCSARNHHQLPDDIPMDATVVFMDKNEMPTLDAHHLIGRKNLRALYINSSRVERIQNRTFHGLSSLKELHLHDNMLAELHGYEFEHLEHLRELYLQNNRLKIINNATFTGLKALEVLRLDGNFIFDFPVWHLKLNSGLKHVALGANAWSCECRYMVDFKNWLIRETDVVHDAKSIFCVSNSSGDPGPYVLESSYSCENFVATSIVQEKLENDFLQPVLITLGIFFVVLVVGVVFAVFRVRLQQSVSKKCGLKCFPSQPTPPKEDERNIVYDAFISYSEMDAPFVTEVFAAELENGDPSYKLCLASRDYQTVGTYVGDFIVHSIESSHKTVLVLTKNFVDHDWCKFSFKAGHLEALKNFKNRVIVVVCGDVNESEMDSDLASVVKGATRLKYEDKSFWSKLHASLPSGTNKISQQCYITETNYIMRNSVPVLSPNHTLKQGQLVPNMVLTNAIKTPVTHYHQQPQQQQPPPHHPHYHQTQPSISSDPGELDKTFVSVETAQSSLAPSLSHSYMSIDYGAARNSHIYASIDETTPALPPSTLPSVHTLHHHLRQQQQQQQQQSQQSPSPPHQYLPVSNSSQQRRPLTGAPPIQAFDQPAVTASYFI encoded by the coding sequence ATGAAGGTGACAGTGGCAATTAGTGTGTTGGCAAGTGTTTTAACCACAGCAGTTACTCTAATTTACAATGCACCCGAAAACTGTAACTGGAATTATCGTGACAGTAACCAAAAAGACGTGACTCTCTCTTGTAACTTGAGAACCATTGGCAGTGACTTTGACACGAGCAACTTCTCGATCTCGCAAAGTGAACACACAACCGATCTGGAAATTCTGTGCAGTGATGTCTTGTTTTTCCAGTCGTCTCTCCAGCCTCGTGTTTTCCAGCGGTTGTTTAATCTCGATACCATCACGATCGAGTATTGTAAATTGACTGGGCTCCCGGCTGGAACTTTTCTCGGACTCGATGCCATGAAAATGCTAACAGTGAGAACGCATAACAGCGACTGGAGCGCCATGGCTCTCGAACTCAGTCCCGATAGTTTGGTTGGAATGCCCCATCTGGAACGCTTAGACCTGGGTCAAAATAATATCTGGAATCTGCCCGAACGTGTCTTCTGCCCACTGCCCGGTCTCCGACACCTGAACCTCACTTGGAATCGCCTTCAGGACGTGTCGGAAATCGGGGTTACCGGCAGTTGCGGTGCACATTTGGTCACCCTTGACCTCTCTGGAAATGACCTTGTTGTCCTTCCAGAGGCTGGACTGGCCGGCCTGGAATCTCTTCGTGAACTCTACCTTCAGTATAATGACATTTCCATGCTGGCAGATGGAGCGTTCCTGGCTCTCAATTCTTTGAATGTCCTCAACATTTCCAGCAACCGTCTCGTTGCCCTTCCCCCCGAAGTGTTTAACGAGACCTTAGGGCTGACGGAACTCTACATGCATAACAACACCATCAGTGTTTTAGCCCCGGGACTGTTTGCAGCCCTCAGCCGTCTGACTGTTTTGGACATGTCCCACAACCAACTCACTTCCGAGTGGGTGACGGCCGAGACATTCCGAGGGTTGGTGAGACTCGTTTTCCTGAATCTGAGTCGTAACCGCCTCTCGCAGGTCAACCTCGACATGTTTCGTGACTTGTCGGCTCTCCAGGTTCTGGATCTGAGCCACAACCAGCTGACTGTCATCGGCGACATGACATTCTCCCCCCTGGCCAACCTGCACCGGCTGGACTTGAGTTACAACAGACTGATGGGTTTGGAAGGGAGAAGTTTATTGGGCTTACACGTGTTGTCTTCCCTTTCCGTTGCCCACAACAACGTCTCCCGCATCGCCCCCGATGCCTTCAACAACTGCACGAATCTTCGTGACCTGCGGCTCGAGTACAACTTCATGGAATCGATCCCCGAGGCCGTTCGTGCAGCAGAGTACCTGCGTACTTTAAAGATCAGCCATAACGTCATAACGAGTGTGACCAAGGATGACCTCACCCCCCTGAGCGGCCTGAGGCATCTGGATATGTCGAATAATCGTCTGCGAGGGTTGTGCAAATCGTGTTTGGGTGGTCTCGAATATTTAGAAGTCTTAGACTTGTCTCGCAACGAGTTAGGGTCAGTGCCGCACGGTGTGTTCGATACAAATACGAGATTGCAGTTGTTGAGAATGGATGGAAATAAGATGAGTGATATTAATGGTTTGTTTGCTTCGTTGCCTAATCTCTTGTGGCTTAATGTGTCTGACAATCGCATCACGTGGTTCGATTACGCCCTCATCCCGAATCAACTGCAGTACCTCGACCTTCACGACAACAAGATCAGGGACCTCGGGAATTACTTCAGCTTGGAAGGGAAACTGGAACTGAGAACACTCGATGTAAGTCATAACCAACTAGAAAGTCTTGGTGGTCCGTCTGTGCCGGACAGCGTAGAACTTCTTTttgtaaatagtaataaaatCACTCGCATTGGTGCAGGAACTTTTGCTAACAAAAATAATCTCTCTATGGTTGACTTATATGATAATCTTCTCAGTAAGGTTGATTTGAACTCTATCAATCTCCCACGTGTCCCAGAAGACCGTGACCTTCCCGAGTTTTATGTAGGTGGCAATCCCATCTTCTGCGATTGCAACATGGAATGGATGCACCGTGTCCATCAGATCAGCGGTCTGAGGCAGCATCCACGTGTGATGGATTTAGACAAGGTGATTTGCACTCTCCCCTACCCCCGTACAGAGGAGAACCGAATTCCTTTCTTGGAGACTCAGCCATCGCAGTTTCTGTGCCCCTACACCTCCCACTGCTTTGCCCTCTGCCAATGCTGTGATTTCATCGCTTGTGACTGCCAGATGACATGCCCGAAGGGATGCTCTTGTTACCATGATGACACGTGGGCCACTAACATCGTCGACTGTTCTGCCAGAAACCACCACCAGCTTCCGGATGACATACCCATGGATGCCACCGTTGTTTTCATGGACAAAAACGAGATGCCAACCCTCGATGCCCACCACCTCATTGGCAGAAAAAATCTAAGGGCTCTTTACATCAACAGTTCAAGGGTGGAGAGGATCCAAAACCGCACTTTCCACGGCCTTTCCTCCCTCAAAGAACTTCATCTCCACGACAACATGTTGGCAGAATTGCACGGGTACGAATTCGAACACCTGGAACATCTACGTGAGTTGTATCTTCAGAACAATCGGCTGAAAATCATCAATAACGCCACCTTTACCGGTCTGAAGGCTCTCGAAGTTTTGAGGCTGGACGGGAACTTCATCTTTGACTTCCCGGTGTGGCACCTGAAGCTCAACTCGGGCCTCAAACACGTGGCACTCGGTGCCAATGCATGGTCGTGCGAGTGCCGGTATATGGTCGACTTTAAAAACTGGCTTATTAGGGAAACAGATGTTGTTCACGATGCCAAATCTATCTTTTGTGTATCCAATTCCTCTGGGGACCCCGGTCCTTATGTGCTTGAAAGTTCATATTCGTGTGAAAACTTTGTTGCAACATCCATTGTGCAAGAAAAGCTAGAAAATGATTTCTTGCAACCAGTGTTAATTACTCTTGGcatatttttcgttgtattagTCGTGGGTGTTGTGTTTGCTGTGTTCAGAGTCCGCCTGCAACAAAGTGTGTCTAAGAAATGTGGGCTGAAGTGTTTCCCGTCGCAGCCGACCCCTCCCAAGGAAGACGAGAGGAACATAGTGTACGATGCTTTTATCAGTTACAGTGAAATGGACGCTCCCTTCGTCACCGAGGTCTTCGCTGCCGAGCTCGAGAACGGAGACCCCTCCTACAAGCTGTGCCTTGCCTCCAGGGATTACCAGACCGTCGGGACATACGTGGGAGATTTTATCGTCCATTCCATTGAATCGAGTCATAAAACCGTTCTAGTCTTAACGAAAAATTTCGTCGACCACGACTGGTGCAAATTTTCATTCAAAGCCGGCCACCTGGAGGCGCTGAAAAACTTCAAAAACCGCGTGATTGTCGTGGTGTGCGGTGACGTGAACGAGAGCGAGATGGACTCCGACCTCGCCTCCGTCGTCAAGGGCGCCACCAGACTGAAGTACGAGGACAAGTCCTTCTGGAGCAAGCTGCACGCCTCCCTCCCCAGCGGCACCAACAAGATCTCGCAGCAGTGTTACATCACCGAGACCAACTACATCATGAGAAACAGCGTGCCCGTCTTGTCCCCCAACCACACCCTCAAACAGGGGCAGTTGGTGCCCAACATGGTGCTCACGAATGCCATCAAGACCCCGGTCACTCACTATCACCAgcagccgcagcagcagcagccgcctCCCCATCACCCTCACTATCACCAGACACAGCCGTCCATAAGCAGCGATCCGGGGGAGCTCGACAAAACCTTCGTCAGTGTAGAGACGGCCCAGTCTAGTCTCGCCCCGAGTCTCAGTCATTCCTACATGTCCATCGACTACGGGGCCGCCAGAAATTCCCACATTTATGCCTCCATTGACGAAACCACGCCAGCACTCCCCCCGTCCACGCTCCCTTCAGTACACACACTCCATCACCACCtccgtcagcagcagcagcagcaacagcagcagtcaCAGCAgtcaccttcccctccccaccagTACCTCCCAGTCAGTAACAGCAGTCAACAGCGGCGGCCTCTGACTGGGGCTCCCCCAATTCAGGCTTTCGATCAGCCAGCAGTCACGGCGTCCTATTTCATATAA